Within Rattus rattus isolate New Zealand chromosome 12, Rrattus_CSIRO_v1, whole genome shotgun sequence, the genomic segment CATGGAAGCTCATCTGGAAGATGCAGAGTCATCTGATGGCCCAAGTAGTTCTGTAGGCAGTGCAGCCAGACACACACCTGTGGAAGATGACGATGTTGTGTTCGTTGAGTCAGTACAGCCTGCAGTTTGTGCTCCAGCAGTATCTAATGAAAGAAACCTTATATTTACATCTTCAAAACATGAAAATCCACGAGGAAATTATTCCACAGTTCCCCCTTCCTCGAGAGATTTGACTTCTCACAAGGGAAATATATGTGAAACAATCATAATTGATGATGAAGGGGACACAGAAACaaatggaggggaggagagaaatcCTACCAACTTTATTGAATGGGGAcctcatggaaataaaaatagtacCAAAACTGTGGATTTCCCCATTGCCAGTCTATCAAGAAGCAAGGTAAATTCAGGAAGGGTTACTAATAGTATCACCTTTAGAAGTGGGTATAATCCCTAACTGCTGGGTGAGAGGAATTTAAGGATTGTACAACACTATAGTGTACCAACTTGGGAGATGTCACTAAAGGATTTAGTGTTAATATACAAACATACGCCTCATCTTTAACTTCACAGACCAAGACTGCAGTAGGACCTTTTAATCCGGGTAGGATTGACATCACAGATGAATTTCACAATGGAAGATTTGCAGTTCATCCCAATCCTGGTAAGCAATAAATGGTATTGTTTGCCTTGTATTCAGGTAAATTTAGCTTTCTCTGTGAATCTGTACTCGTGTACCAAGAGGCCAAAGCTTCCTATCTTGGTGTCTAtctttttgaaactttttttttaactgaccCTGGAGCTCAGCAGTTCAGCTAGATTGGTTAGCTGACAAACACTAGAGAAccctttgtcttctttctttctatctgtctgtctgtctgtttttctttctcttgttttaaagatttatttatttattgtatgtgagtacactgtcactgtcttcagacacaccagaaggggacatcaaattccattacagatggttgtgagccaccatgtggttgctgggaattgaactcaggacctctggaagaatagtcagtgctcttaaccactgagccatctctccagccctctttctttctttcttttttttttttctttccggagctggggaccgaacccagggccttgcgcttgctaggcaggcactctaccactgagctaaatccccaaccaccccctctttctttcttaaccttaaaaaaaatgtcttttaaaggtctcaccatgtaatcATGGTTGCTCTGAAACTCACTAtttagatcaggctgacctcagactctcagagatcttcctgcctctcttctgaTTTGGGGGATTAAACGTATGAGATGCTATTTTTggcttaactttaaaaaaaaattccatattgcattttgtgtgtgtgtgtgtttccgtgTGCATGCAAATGCACGCGCTACAGCTCATGCAGAAGTTAGGATAGCTTGCAAGGACCAGTTCTCTCTACCATATAGGATCTAAGGATCGTGCTTAGGTTGTCAAGTTGGCTTCAGGTGATTTTATCCAGTAAGGTATCTCACTggcctgctttttgtttgttttgttctgtttgctacTTTATCATTTCGTTCAGTTTCACTTGGGTActtaggatcaaactcaggtcttcatgcttgcacttTCGTGGGAAGGCCTTTTACTAGCTATGCCTTCTCAGCTCTCATAGGTGTTCTTTTTAGAACTCATATCTGGTATATTCTGTATAAAATAAGTTATTGGTTTTCATATTAAGATAGAATGTTTTACTCAATATAATtgtgaaatataattattttgtatCTGTAATTTGGAGagggtaatttttattttttaagaattatttattttacatatatacaagtacactgtcgctgtcttcagacacaccagaaaagggcattagatctcattacagatggttgtgagccaccatgtggttgctgggaattgaactcaggtcctctggaagggcagtcagtgctcttaacagctgagacatctctccagcccccaggttttttttttttttttttaatctacagtTACTCACATCTTAACTGTTTTAAGGGCTGGAGTAATGTCTCTTAGGGCTTTTCTAAAACTACTCTGTGAGGTTTTAGGGACTGAGAGGAGACTAATTTGGGAGTTTGagttttagtgttttttttagGGTGTTGACTTTTAAGAACTAAAAAGTAGGGgatgggtatttagctcagtgataggaGCGCTtgctgcaaggccctgggtttggtcctcagctccgggaaaaaaaaaacaaaacaaaaaagaactaaaaagtaaATGACCTAATAACACAAAATGAGGTTAATGGTGcctacctgtaattctagcactgagGAAGTGGCAGTAAGAGGGTCCTAGTTAATGTGAGACTTTATGTCagaaaaactgaagcaaaggTCCAGATGTGTTTTCTTAGGCTTTCATCCTATTACTGAGGAGACAGAAGTCAGTGGATTTCTATTtagccaggccagccagagctacacagtgggCCTTGTTCCCTCCCAAAGAAAGAACCTATAGAAATTGGTCTTATCatccttgtgttttgtttttattttgctttagtaACCTTTCTAGGTGTGAAAATCATTCTATGATACTGATTCAAGGAATTGTCCTTTAGTGACTAGgtaatttctgtttccactgaGGATATTTAGGACAACATAAAAACTGATAACATCCAGTTGGCAAGATGGTTCACAGGTGAAATTCTTGCTCTCTGAACATGAgagccagagttcagatccctagaccCCGCATAAAAGCTGGGTAGGTTTTTCAGCCTTCCTAAAATCCCAGCACATGGGCGATGAGTCATGTAATCTCTGGAGCAAACTAGATAGCCAAACTAAATGAATTAAGTTGCAGGGAGAAACGAACACAAACGTGACAGTGATTGTAGTACTTCCTAAACTTTGGGTGAATTTTCTAACCTCTAATTCTTaatttcccgtgtgtgtgtgtgtgtgtgtgtgtgtgtgtgtgtgtgtgtgtgtgtgtgtgtgtctgtctgtctgtctgtctctgtctctgtctgtccttgtgtctgtgtgtgtttgtagagagttttttgtttgtttgtttgtttgtttgttttcccagagctggggaccgaacccagggccttgcgcttgctaggcaagcgctctaccactgagccaaatccccaaccccttgtttgtttttttgagatagggtctcactatgtggctctggctgtccctgaactcactatgtgggatgcctcaaactcacagaagtcctcatgcctctgcctcccatgtgctgggattaaagaactGTACCCTCATACCTACCTTttcttgtatatattatatattatatggaaaGGTCTCGGGCTAAATAATATAGGCCTCAAAATCTTACTGCCTGCTGATCAGAGTATAAAGTTTACAGCtgctgctctagcaccatgcctttCTACTTTCTGTCATAATCATGGACtaactaatcctctgaaactgtaagcaagttccTAATTAGaccctttcttttataagacttgccttgtcatgatatctcttcacagcaatagaatagtgactaaAACTGACACTTCTGGTCTTAAAATGTATcttgaagggttggggatttagctcagtggtagagcacttgcctagcgagcgcaaggccctgggttcggtccccagctccgaaaaaaaaaaaaaaaaaaatgtatcttgaaGATGGGATATGGGAATTTTTGGCTAAGACTTCAATTTGAGTAGAAACACTAATATCTACCTCGCCCAGTCGGCaagttaattaacttatttaaagACAGGATAGCTATAGTTGAAGCTGGCCTATAACTCAGCTAGTCATCTTGCCTAGGAGCActtaggattacaagtgtgcagtAACATACCCAACTGAAAGCTTTTATCtaagaatttaaataatttaaatagtttcATTGTAAAAATGGacatacttgttttatttttgtgccaaacctgaagtgatttttttttccccagataaATACCATTTTAAGAGCTAAGAATGTTGGTTTTTGCCTTACCTTTAATGTtcacatgcaggaggcagaggcaggcagacctctttgagtttgaggacggccagggctattacacagagaaccctgtctcagaaacaaaacaaaacaaattaccaTTTTATGCAATGTAATACTGGTATCTTACTTTACTAATTCTTTACCAATATATTTCTATAAGtaagtttataaaacaaaactatttggGGAGAtgaggtttatttttctcatagTATTAACATTGACAAATCTTATAaaaattgttatattttattcctGCTGCAGCTTTAATCTGTTTGCTGTCTACATTTAAATAAGCAGAGAAAGTTTGATCCCAAATTATAACTTCTACTTACTCTACAGttgaatatgtattttatttattccttataAGACTGGAGAATTAGGCATAATTTCAATttataagagaaagaaagccagaggaCTGAGAATTTAGCTAAATGGAAGAGCTCTTACCTAGCATATTTATCTCCAGCCTCTCCAGGAACTCAGAACTCTCTGTGCTTGCATGGTGTCGTCTATTCAGGAGACAGAATTTTATACCCAAGGAGTATGAATGGCAGTGACTGGTAGTTTACCATACTGCATAattttaggaaacatttttttccttgataaaagaaaatattcttagaATGCAaattggtgtgggtgtgggtttgtggctgtggctgtgggggtttgtatatgtgtatctgttaAGTACCTGAAAGAAGAAACTGCAGGGAGGAGGGACATATTTTGGCTCATAGGTTTAGGGCTACAATCTGTTGCAACCTAGAAATATGACAGGCAGCTCCAAAGCCAGGAACCAGTAACAGCTGCCTAAAACATTTGCTTTTAGAGATAGTCTTGCTGCAATGGCCCAatctggcctcagacttgtagTCATTCTGTCCTTATTTGAATCACAGTTTGATTATAGGTCGTATCACCAAGCAATAGAACTCTTCTTACAGGAGAGTACTGGGTCTTCAACCTGGCTAGTGCTATAACCTTTAGCCCTTCCCTAAATCCCTCTCTCTACTAGGTAGGTAGGCTCTGTGtctaccaactggagaccaactGTTAAACAAATGAACTTAAGGGAAACATTTCATACCCAGAGGAATAGTAGGAAGAATACTAGATTGATTGTCAAAGTTATTTTGCCTTAACCACATGCTATGAATCTCTTAAACTCTTAAATTCAAATGTTGTCttaatatgtatttgtatttactccatgtctttttcttactcattttgtttttaagattcttGTATCTCCCAATCAGCATCATTTCCCCGTAACCAGAAACAACAAGGGGCGGATTCTTTATCACCAGTGGCCTCACTTCCTAAACAGAATTTCCAGCCCTCAAACCAACATCTTACTAAACCtgctaataaaattatttgtgcaAACTGCAAAAATCCTTTACAGAAGGGGCAGACAGCTTATCAACGAAAAGGATCAGCTCACCTCTTCTGTTCAACcacctgcctttcttctttctctcataagCGCACTCGAAAGACACGCAGTGCAATGTGTAAAAAGTAAGCAGACGTCAACATTTCTCCATGTGGCTTATCACTCAGTATAAATGAATACCCTGGATATAGTTGTAAGCTAGACTTGCGGTAGATGTGTCAGATGTTTTCACATTGGTTGGGATTGGGCTATAGTGTAGTTTTAACAAAGAATGGATCTAGGTACAGAAGTACAGTACCCTCCTTTCAGTAGCTGTGCTTGCCTTTTCCATTCTACATCTTACATATTAGTTCTCCCAACCTACCAGTTCAGTCAGTGCCTTTTCCTTCTGAGCCGTTTCCCGAGGCCACTGCCaaccttttttaatatttatgtgtatggggctggagagttggcacAGTGTTTTAGAGTACCAGCTGTTGTTCTAGAGGACCTTGGTTTGATTCTCGGTATCCACGTTAACTGGAGTTAGCTCCAGTCCCTGggaatccactgccctcttctagCTCCTGTGGGCATTGCATccttgtggtacacagacatacacagaggtaaaataaccatacacataaaataaaaataaagaaaaaaattttaagttctgtgtgtgtgtttgacaaaACTCAGAGGCATTGCATCCCACTCCAGTTGGAGTTAAAAGGTCAACctgagctgcctgatatgggcTAGGTTTCAAAATCAGGTCCTTATGAGGGTCAAACATATACCAGTAAACCATCCATTGAGCACCACCAGTATCGGTTTTTTCCTTCCAgtgttttttttggagctggggaccgaacccagggccttgcgcttgctaggcaagtgctctaccactgagctaaatccccaaacccccagtgtttttcttaaagattaaCTTAATCTGTATGTGGTTTTGCCTGTGTCTCTATAAGTGTACCCTGCagatctggtgccctcagagaccagaagttACTGGGTTCACTGGAGCTGGAATtttggacagttgtgagccacagtgtggatgccacgaactgaacctgggtcctctgcaaataacagccagcgctcttaactgttgagtccaTAGTTCTAGCATTTTTAATCCTGGAATGCTAAGAAGCATTACTGTTGGAgagttttcctttgagttttatcCTGTATTATTTAGGGAGCAGTGTAGGTAAAGCTGAAGGTGGATTTTAAAGTACAGTGTTCTTCagatgtttctttctcctttgcgTTTCAGAGATTCTCCTGTGAAAACCACAACTATTGTTCCTCCAGTGGAGTCAAGCAAGTCCTTACGAGAATTTCATAGTGCATCTCCGTCTCCCTATGAAAACTGCCAGAGTCTTAGGAAAGAAGTTTTTACTAAGTCAAGATGTATAATCTGTAATAAATTAGGAGAGGTCTGCTCTTCATACTGTTACTGTTTAGACTCTTCTAGTCTAGGCTTTGCCATCTACCCAATGTCCATATCCTAAATATGCAGATTGGAAGGACTACTAAGGGTgttagaattttctttatttaaaaaatttactaccgagtggtggtgaacacctttaattccaacatttgggaggtagagtcaggcaTTATCTCTGtggatttgaggtcagcctggtctacatagtgagttgcaggacagacAGTTCTATGTACTAAACagatagcaacacacacacacacagtcctcatAGTGTCTCTGTGGAATTAGTTGCGATAATTCAGTAATTTCAGGATAACGAAGCCACAGATCCTACAGGAATGTGGAACAAATGGTTTGATACATTTTCAAGAGGAGGACCAGGACATTGAGGCAGTCCTTTGTTTTACATTGTCCTTGGTAACTAAATCAGATGTTGAGTAGCTTTGGGAGCCATTCAATCAAGGTTGTACATTTATTTGTTAAAGCTTTCAAACCGTCTTACTGTACATTCTAAGGGTGGATAATGATTCCCTTGATCTACCTCCCAAATACTAATAAGGGAAAAATCTAAATACTGTAGGGCAATAAATTGTAAAATACTGTCttaagaaattttgttttcttttaggttCGCCATGAAATCAGTGTTAACAGTATAACACATAAACTGTGTAGTAACAGTTGCTTTAATGAATACAGATTGACCAATGGTCTCATAATGAACTGCTGTGAACAATGTAGCaaatatatgcccaagagtactGGACACAGCATTCTGATTACAGGACAGCAAAAGAGATTCTGCTGCCTGAGTTGTGCTGACGAATATAAAGAggtaattctttgttttgttttgtaatatgtatattttacatacatgggtgttttacctgcatgtttgtctgtgcactacatgcatCCTTAATGCCCTCAGAGTccagaaaaggatgttggatcccttggaactataGTTAACAGACAGATGAACCACCATGTAAGTATCTAGCAATCAAGCCCAGATCTACTGTGCGTGTGCGGTTGCATAATTGCTTGTGTGTTGGGAGGGTTAGAGCACAACCTGAGAGGTCTTtccttgccttctaccttgtttgagacaagatccctGGAATAGACCAGGCTACCTCACCTTCAAGCTTCTGGTGATTCTCTTGTGTGGCTGTTTCCCATTGTGTTGTAGGAGCACTTAGATTTAAATGTAtaccaccacactgggcttttacatttttttttttcctttttttcggagctggggactgaacccagggccttgcgcttgctaggcaagcgctctaccactgagctaaaaccccaaccccggGCTTTTACATTTTGATACCAGGGATGATGGTGTATCCTGGCACTAGGGAGGCCAAAGCTACCTGATTCTACCAAGAAAGTGAGATCAGCCAAGCTGCAAAGCAAGACCTCGTGTCACAGAGAGCTGACTAAATATTATCAATTTTTTCTTTAGCAAtttcacacataaatatattgcatatgtgtaatatattttgtttttattacgcTCATTCCTTGCCCTTATTTCCACCTTGTCAACTTCTGCCCCTCCGAAGCCCTTTCCTATGTTCATGTTTGTTGTattacttacttttctgttgttgtagtAAAATACTATGGCTAAGGcaattcatagaagaaagggtttatttggggttCACTATTgaagagggtggggtggaggcagcTTTAGCAGTAGGCAAGGAAATGGTAGGAGTATCGAAACCTCAAAGCTTTTTTGGAGATCTCATTCCAACTACCAcaatgtcttttgtttgttttgtaattaaCAGTTTAAGTAGGGCTGCCCTAGGATACCTAATGCTGCTGTTCTATGACTGAACATGCTCAGGAGTGCATGCATCCATATActtgcacacgtgcatgtgccataaacacatatgtaaaaataataataagcctTGCACATTGagtataaattaaagaaaaaaagatggggaaataTATGTAATCAAAATAGGGCTCAACTGTATATGTAGATCTTGACTTGTTTCAAAGTGGtcaacaggactggagagatggctcagtggttaagatcactgactgtccttccagaggtcctgagttcaaatcccagcaaccacatggtggctcacaaccatctgtaatgggatctgacccccctcttctggcgtgtctgaagacagctacagcgtacttatatataataaataaatcttaaaagtgaTCAGCAGCAGGTCTTTAGAGAAGAGCAGTAGAGAAACCTTTGTGATACATGAATAGTTTAAgaacaaaacagggctggagataGCTCAATAGTAGAGGACTTCCTGGTAAACACACATAATACGTTGGTATTAATAGGTCCCTGGTGGCAACCaccaaaaaaaagacaaaaaattaaaattttgtcatTAGTTGCTCATCACTGAGTGATATATAgagtcataaaatataaaatagggagctgggaagatggctcagtggttaagagttcttgctgtttttccagaggactcaagtttaaTTCCCTGCCACCACATCAGGTGGATCACTGCCAACACCAAGGAATCTGACATTTGGCTTCTACTggcgcgtgcgcgtgcacatgcatgcacgcacacacacatacaaaataagtaaaagttCAAAATTTTCCTTGGTTAGGGAACACAAATTTGAAgcttgcctgggctacatgaaagtccgttttataaaaataacaataacaaaaaaaaccctgggttttgaagaatcttttaaaaagtattgcaTACTGTATTAAAATAATATGCTGGCATGTCCAGTGCAGGGAAGAAGAGTCAGAGTTTCGAGGCCAGTCTGGCATGTAGGGAGGTCCTGTTTAAAAGCAAAGttaaggagctagagagatggctcagcggttaagagcactgactgctaaaCTGGAAGCTAaacctaaaattttaaaaaaaagtcttaaaaaagccaagaaacaaaattaagtaaatgATGTTTCCATTTAaggttttggggtgtttttttggttttttgtttttttaacatataatgttgtgatttgaataagaatggccccataggggttggggatttagctcagtggtagagcgcttctaagcgcaaggccctgggtttggtccccagctcgaaaaaaaaaaaaaaaaaaaaaaaaggccccatagactcatgtgtttgaatgcttagcccatagggggtggcactactaggaggtgtggccttgttggaggaattgtgtcactgtgggggcaggctttggggtCTGCTAGGCTCAGTGTGACATTCACTTCTGCTGCTTGTGGGTcaatagaactctcagctccatgtctgcctgcatcaTGCTGTGCTTCCCATCATGGTGATagtggactgagcctctgaactgtaagccagccccaactcaatgttttcctttataagagttgcctagtcatggtatcttttcacagcaataaaaccctaaagcagtatatttttattttttttgtattgccTTTGTGTATAAATTTGTACTGTGTTTATGCCTGCTGCCCTTGGAGGTCAGGAGTGGGTTGACTTCTCCTGAATTAGAATTgcaaatagttgtgagctaccatgtagatTTTTGGAATCaaaaaccaggtcctctgtaagaacaagagctcttaagcactgatccatctctccagccccaatattttattttactaagtgtgtgtgttggggtgtatTATGTGCATAGGATTTCAGTTCCCCTTAGAGgttagaagaaggcatcagatctcctggagttttagttacagacatttgtgaggtAGCTGCTCAGCGCGGGTACTGTGGACCGAACATAGTCTTCAAAAGCATTACACACTGAACAATGGAGTGACTTTCTGgttcttgtttccttttgctttgctttgagacagggtctctaggcTACCGTAAGGATAACTGAACTTCTTACCCACGTGTAGAAAGGATTATGGCAGTTTTAACATTAGAACTAATTGCTCTGCTCCTCTTactccctcctaccctctctcacccctcctgctctttgttcttctgttcttgctcccatccccctgctccacatgcccatggctggCCGCCTTtccactcttctcttctctcattaaaccttccatgtggggaaaaaaccaaaactaattgCCCTTTGGGGGAGAGGCTCGAAAGATGATCAAGCAGTTTAGAGTTCCTTTAACAGAGGACTCAgattgattcccagtacccatatgatGTCTCACAACCATCCTAACCCCaattccaaaggatctgatgctctcttctagtaTCTACAGGCAAGAGTCATGCACATGATACGTACTTGGAGCCAAGATATCTCTATAAAATAAACCGAAAACAATAAAAGTGactagctgagcatggtggtacactcctttatTCACactagaggcaggcaggcagaggccagcctgatcctcCATAGTGGGATCcgggacagtcagagctacagagtgacACCTGCCTTGAAAaagaagtttttgtttgcttttggaaataggctttttctgtttccctggctgtcttagaaatCACACCTAGTCTGgaactcagctctgcctgcctctgactcccaagaactggaattaaaggcatgagttgCCACCTCCCTGcttcagagacttttttttttttttttttttttttttttttggagctggggaccgaacccagggccttgcgcttcctaggcaagcgctctaccactgagctaaatccccaacccccagagacattttcttaaccaagattccttcttctcagataaCTTTAACTGTGTTACACTgaaataaaactagccaacacactggcctttcttttttcctttttgtttctttggggggtggtggtgggggtggtggtggtgggggtggtggtggtggtggtggtggtggtggtggtggtggtggtgtttagatagggtcttactatgtattctggctggcctagaactcaacaTGTCACCCAAAGCAGGCTGACATCTGCCggcctctgtctcctaaatgctggaacTTAATGTGTGTGCACTCTTCTTGGCctgtttttacttaattttttattgccGTTAACATTCCATTGAATAGTTGTGTGAACATATATTTATCTTAGATATATAATTTGTTTATATGGGTCATGTGTTAATAATGGTAGGTAAATTGCCAAAGCTTTCTGAAACTGACTTAAACCATGTTAAAGTCCTTAGTGATGTTCTAGTTTGGCTGAGTGACATCATGTTTCCATTTGACACTGTCTCTCCGTAGTAACCATCCTGGTAGGTGTAAGGTACTGTGCCTGATTTTTGTTTAAGATtgattttatgagtgttttgctgtgcgcgtgcacacacgcatgtacaacAAGTGCATGCCATTGTATACTTTGTCTATGATGGCTAATACTGAACTATTACCTGctcttatttcttcatttcaatttttaaaatgccaataaATTATCATCTATT encodes:
- the Zmym5 gene encoding zinc finger MYM-type protein 5, translating into MEAHLEDAESSDGPSSSVGSAARHTPVEDDDVVFVESVQPAVCAPAVSNERNLIFTSSKHENPRGNYSTVPPSSRDLTSHKGNICETIIIDDEGDTETNGGEERNPTNFIEWGPHGNKNSTKTVDFPIASLSRSKTKTAVGPFNPGRIDITDEFHNGRFAVHPNPDSCISQSASFPRNQKQQGADSLSPVASLPKQNFQPSNQHLTKPANKIICANCKNPLQKGQTAYQRKGSAHLFCSTTCLSSFSHKRTRKTRSAMCKKDSPVKTTTIVPPVESSKSLREFHSASPSPYENCQSLRKEVFTKSRCIICNKLGEVRHEISVNSITHKLCSNSCFNEYRLTNGLIMNCCEQCSKYMPKSTGHSILITGQQKRFCCLSCADEYKEIMEAKSKILLLQNRKRNAIREENEKKLYESSNTLSGNTGEIPEKKEKISEIIKVGADCSLDTSSEKRNVNLPCSVAAVSDKFQEKLGDKNSEEFDASVVLSMDPGSWPRILNMKQREFLVKTEPPQVRNFNFPKDSIGKKFSETYYTQILPNGEKTTRSWLLYSVSKDSVFCLYCRLFGEGKNQLRNENGCKDWHHLSHILSKHEESEMHINNSVKYSKFKSNLQNKTNEATEGGENIVQLLYI